In Deltaproteobacteria bacterium, a genomic segment contains:
- a CDS encoding PAS domain S-box protein yields MPNPSNISEPIARTLLEVAPDALILISDDGRVQDANTRAEAMFGFLPGGLRGEQVNNLVPERLRDRNPLSPSLGERAPVPSVEHFGLRRDGTEFPIEVSLGEICREGQRFVAAIVRDATASRRTAATLRATENQFRLTFEAAPIGMALVGLDGRFLSVNKALCEIVGYSAAELTGLTFQAITHPDDLDTDLALADQLRRGEIPRYELGKRYIHKDGSIVHVVLTGTVVRDASGAPLHFIAQVEDVTEQIRTEETKRLSEQQVRDLIDQTPDGIFIADLEGRYTDVNPAACRLLGYAREELIGKTIVDLIPASDVPRLWEVQKRLLQPGQADVGEWTLRCKDGSLVPVEVSASILADGRWQAFVRDITERKRAELELRRGAEELQRAQQVAHLGSWEWDLRTHRVTRSPELFRIYGLPPGTEGSLPWAWEGLVHPGDRPGLHRVVEEAVRTGEPYAVEYRIHRPDGVERVLLQQGERQDESGQLARMVGTILDITELRRAEREREESRRWMQAVLDQSPVALIRVIGANGERVELNARAEELLGRNLERVAQYAEMVLTAEGRPLARTDLPSMRALRGERIHRQEYLVRTAAGDTLPVLAGAAPIRDNAGQVQGAVVAFEDISHLKELERLRAEWNSVIAHDLRQPISAIGLHAHLMKKFVGDTQAQNHLASIRSSARRLNRMIDDLLDLSRLEANRLTLERRPTNMEALARATAHDVSLQAPGRAIEVRAHGAVPEVEVDPDRMAQVLENLLTNAVKYGEPATPIHVDLAARGPLFSVAVRNRGHGISADQQNKLFRRFQRMGGFGNAGPEGIGLGLYITRALVEAHGGSLTLESTPGATTTFCATMPIHAEPARPATEPPGPTTG; encoded by the coding sequence ATGCCCAATCCCTCGAACATAAGCGAGCCCATCGCCCGCACCCTGCTCGAGGTGGCGCCCGACGCGTTGATACTCATTTCCGACGACGGGCGCGTGCAGGACGCCAACACGCGCGCCGAGGCGATGTTCGGATTCCTGCCCGGCGGCCTCCGCGGCGAGCAGGTGAACAACCTCGTCCCGGAGCGGCTCCGCGATCGCAATCCGCTCTCTCCGTCGCTCGGCGAGCGTGCGCCAGTGCCGAGCGTCGAGCACTTCGGGTTGCGCCGTGATGGCACAGAATTCCCAATCGAGGTTTCGCTGGGCGAGATCTGCCGCGAAGGGCAGCGCTTCGTCGCCGCCATCGTGCGCGACGCGACCGCCAGCCGCCGCACCGCAGCGACGCTCCGCGCGACTGAGAACCAGTTTCGGCTCACCTTCGAAGCGGCCCCCATTGGCATGGCGCTGGTCGGGCTGGACGGACGCTTCTTGAGCGTGAACAAGGCGCTCTGCGAGATCGTTGGCTACTCGGCCGCGGAACTCACGGGGCTGACCTTCCAGGCCATCACCCACCCCGACGACCTCGACACCGACCTGGCTCTCGCCGACCAACTCCGCCGCGGCGAAATCCCGCGGTACGAGCTGGGGAAGCGCTACATCCACAAGGACGGCAGCATCGTCCACGTCGTCCTCACGGGCACTGTCGTGCGCGATGCCTCGGGCGCGCCTCTGCACTTCATCGCGCAGGTGGAGGACGTCACCGAGCAGATCCGCACCGAGGAGACGAAGCGCCTTTCCGAGCAGCAGGTGCGTGACCTCATCGATCAGACGCCCGACGGGATCTTCATCGCCGACCTGGAGGGCCGATACACCGACGTGAACCCCGCCGCATGCCGGCTGCTCGGCTACGCGCGGGAGGAATTGATTGGCAAGACCATCGTCGACCTCATCCCTGCCTCGGACGTGCCGCGGCTCTGGGAGGTTCAGAAGCGGCTGCTACAGCCCGGGCAGGCAGACGTGGGCGAGTGGACCCTGCGCTGCAAGGACGGCTCGCTGGTGCCCGTCGAGGTCAGCGCGAGCATCCTGGCCGACGGCCGATGGCAAGCGTTCGTGCGCGACATCACCGAACGCAAGCGCGCGGAGCTCGAACTGCGGCGCGGCGCGGAGGAACTGCAGCGCGCGCAGCAAGTGGCGCACCTCGGCAGCTGGGAATGGGACCTGCGCACCCACCGGGTGACGCGCTCTCCGGAGTTGTTCCGGATCTACGGCCTGCCCCCCGGAACGGAGGGATCGTTGCCCTGGGCCTGGGAGGGCCTGGTCCACCCAGGCGATCGGCCCGGACTCCACCGTGTGGTGGAGGAGGCGGTCCGCACCGGTGAGCCGTACGCAGTGGAGTACCGCATCCACCGACCCGACGGGGTGGAACGCGTCCTCCTGCAGCAGGGCGAGCGCCAGGACGAAAGCGGCCAGCTTGCGCGCATGGTGGGCACCATCCTCGACATCACCGAGCTCAGGCGCGCCGAGCGCGAGCGAGAAGAATCACGGCGGTGGATGCAGGCGGTGCTCGACCAGAGCCCGGTGGCGCTGATCCGCGTGATCGGCGCGAATGGGGAACGGGTGGAGCTCAACGCGCGGGCGGAGGAATTGCTGGGACGCAACCTGGAGCGCGTCGCCCAGTACGCGGAGATGGTGCTCACCGCCGAAGGACGGCCCCTGGCGCGCACCGACCTGCCCAGCATGCGCGCGCTGCGTGGCGAGCGGATCCACCGGCAGGAGTACCTGGTGCGCACGGCCGCGGGCGACACCCTCCCCGTGCTTGCCGGCGCGGCGCCCATCCGCGACAACGCGGGCCAGGTCCAGGGGGCGGTGGTCGCGTTCGAGGACATCTCCCACCTCAAGGAACTGGAGCGGCTTCGCGCCGAGTGGAACTCGGTGATCGCCCACGACCTGCGTCAGCCGATCAGCGCCATCGGGCTGCACGCGCACCTGATGAAGAAGTTCGTCGGCGACACCCAGGCCCAGAACCACCTTGCTTCCATCCGCTCCAGCGCACGGCGCTTGAACCGGATGATCGATGATCTGCTCGACCTCTCGCGCCTCGAAGCCAATCGGCTCACCCTGGAGCGCAGGCCCACCAACATGGAAGCGCTGGCGCGTGCGACGGCACACGATGTGAGCCTCCAGGCGCCGGGGCGGGCGATTGAAGTACGCGCGCACGGCGCGGTGCCCGAGGTCGAGGTAGACCCCGACCGGATGGCCCAGGTGCTCGAGAACTTGCTCACCAACGCCGTGAAGTACGGCGAGCCGGCTACCCCCATCCATGTCGACCTGGCCGCAAGAGGGCCACTCTTTTCAGTGGCTGTAAGGAACCGCGGCCACGGCATTTCGGCCGACCAACAGAACAAGCTCTTCCGGCGCTTCCAGCGCATGGGCGGGTTCGGAAACGCCGGGCCCGAGGGAATCGGGCTGGGGCTCTACATCACGCGCGCGCTCGTCGAGGCGCACGGAGGATCACTCACCTTGGAGAGCACACCCGGCGCGACCACCACCTTTTGCGCGACGATGCCCATTCATGCCGAGCCGGCGCGACCAGCCACCGAACCTCCCGGCCCGACTACAGGCTGA
- a CDS encoding heme-binding protein, with product MKWAARPIVGLVITLLGASAMATETPKHQVLARYRDFEVREYPSLVVAETEVEGDRGEADNEGFSRLAGYIFGRNHSAKKIAMTAPVTEAPVEEKKIAMTAPVTEESAGPRRWRMQFMMPSELPLEALPEPNDARVHLRVLPPRRFAAIRYSGRWSQQNYDEHLEQLQAAMQREGLSAKGEPVWARYDPPFKPWFLRTNEILIEVQSP from the coding sequence ATGAAGTGGGCAGCGCGACCCATCGTCGGCCTCGTCATCACTCTGCTGGGAGCCAGCGCCATGGCAACCGAGACACCGAAGCATCAGGTCCTCGCGCGGTACCGCGATTTCGAGGTGCGCGAGTACCCGTCGTTGGTCGTGGCCGAGACTGAAGTGGAAGGTGACCGGGGTGAGGCCGACAACGAAGGCTTCTCGCGGCTCGCTGGCTACATCTTTGGAAGGAACCACAGCGCGAAGAAGATTGCGATGACCGCGCCGGTGACGGAGGCGCCCGTCGAGGAGAAAAAGATCGCGATGACCGCGCCGGTCACGGAGGAGAGTGCCGGGCCTCGGCGCTGGCGCATGCAGTTCATGATGCCGTCGGAGCTGCCCCTCGAGGCGCTCCCGGAGCCGAACGACGCGCGGGTGCACCTGCGCGTGCTTCCTCCGAGGCGCTTCGCGGCAATTCGCTACTCCGGCAGATGGTCCCAACAAAACTACGACGAGCACCTCGAGCAGCTTCAGGCTGCGATGCAGCGCGAAGGCCTGTCGGCGAAGGGGGAGCCCGTCTGGGCGAGGTACGACCCGCCGTTCAAGCCGTGGTTCCTCCGCACCAACGAGATACTCATCGAGGTCCAGTCCCCTTGA
- a CDS encoding PAS domain-containing sensor histidine kinase, producing MSAFRAPPRHRDVEHQLQSARNRLRSLLSATSVASWTTDEAGKIVEGAPGWRAFTGRSLEAGWLEAVHPDDREHIRLVWDRALAAKHPCREECRVRRLDGSYAAVEASGIPVLDDDGVLREWVGTLRFAEARNKTQVPLGETEVRSRAVVAALSEGVVLQDAQGRIQMANASAERLLALSFAQLQGRTSTDPRWQAIHEDGSPFPGEDHPAMVSLRTGRPQSQVMMGVIRPDGSRVWLAVTSQPLFEANGRTPYAVVTSFFDLTERWVGEQEKARLLELEKSARAEAEAASRLKSEFLASVSHELRTPLTSVLSWIQLMQARRLDPSKWDHALDVIARSARTLNQLVSDLLDTSRIDSERLELELQDVDLGQCARQALEAVRVLAQAKGVQLEQRTEHVEVRGDAARLQQVVWNLLSNAVKFTPRGGRVTLLVWAEGPTALVEVSDTGEGIEPRFLPHVFERFTQADSSVTRPHGGLGLGLAITSELVLLHGGRINAESAGPGHGSRFLVQLPARPHVEAATKEDALGRGARHAD from the coding sequence GTGTCGGCCTTTCGCGCCCCGCCCAGGCATCGCGACGTGGAGCATCAGCTCCAGTCGGCCCGAAACCGCCTCCGCTCCCTGCTCTCCGCCACCTCGGTCGCCTCCTGGACCACCGACGAGGCCGGGAAGATCGTCGAGGGCGCGCCCGGCTGGCGGGCCTTCACCGGGCGAAGCCTCGAGGCCGGCTGGTTGGAGGCCGTCCACCCGGACGACCGTGAGCACATCCGCCTGGTCTGGGACCGCGCGCTCGCGGCGAAGCACCCGTGCCGGGAGGAGTGCCGGGTTCGAAGGCTGGACGGGAGCTATGCCGCCGTCGAGGCGAGCGGCATCCCGGTTCTCGACGACGACGGCGTCCTCCGCGAGTGGGTGGGCACCCTCCGGTTCGCCGAAGCCCGCAACAAGACCCAGGTGCCTCTTGGCGAGACCGAAGTGCGCAGCCGCGCGGTGGTGGCTGCCCTCTCGGAGGGGGTCGTGCTCCAGGACGCCCAAGGGCGGATCCAGATGGCGAACGCGAGCGCGGAGCGGCTCCTGGCGCTCTCCTTCGCCCAGCTCCAGGGGCGGACCTCGACGGATCCGCGGTGGCAGGCCATCCACGAGGACGGCAGCCCCTTCCCTGGCGAAGACCACCCGGCGATGGTCTCCCTCCGGACGGGGCGCCCGCAGTCGCAGGTGATGATGGGCGTGATCCGGCCCGACGGCTCGCGGGTGTGGCTGGCGGTGACCTCCCAGCCCCTTTTCGAGGCCAACGGTCGTACGCCCTACGCGGTGGTCACCTCCTTCTTCGACCTCACCGAGCGGTGGGTCGGCGAGCAGGAGAAAGCGCGCTTGCTCGAGTTGGAGAAGAGCGCCCGGGCCGAGGCAGAAGCCGCCAGCCGCCTGAAGAGCGAATTCCTGGCCTCGGTCTCGCACGAGCTGCGTACGCCGCTCACCTCCGTCCTCAGCTGGATCCAGCTCATGCAGGCCCGGCGGCTCGATCCCTCGAAGTGGGATCACGCGCTCGACGTCATCGCCCGTAGCGCGCGCACCCTCAACCAGCTGGTGAGCGACCTCCTCGACACCTCCCGCATCGACTCAGAGCGCCTGGAGCTCGAGCTCCAGGACGTGGACCTCGGCCAGTGCGCACGACAGGCCTTGGAGGCGGTACGTGTCCTGGCGCAGGCGAAGGGGGTTCAGCTCGAGCAGCGCACGGAACACGTCGAGGTCCGCGGAGACGCAGCCCGCCTCCAGCAGGTGGTCTGGAACCTCCTCTCCAACGCCGTGAAGTTCACGCCACGTGGCGGGCGGGTCACCCTGCTTGTCTGGGCCGAGGGGCCCACGGCGCTCGTGGAGGTGAGCGACACGGGCGAGGGGATCGAGCCGCGGTTCCTGCCGCACGTGTTCGAGAGGTTCACCCAGGCGGACAGCTCGGTGACCCGACCACACGGCGGGCTCGGCCTGGGGCTGGCGATCACCAGCGAGCTGGTGCTCCTGCACGGCGGCCGGATCAACGCCGAGAGCGCT